One genomic window of Piliocolobus tephrosceles isolate RC106 chromosome 19, ASM277652v3, whole genome shotgun sequence includes the following:
- the LOC111524584 gene encoding keratin-associated protein 27-1 gives MPHSHCHSLRSFNNAPPLSAITHGTNPISFEDGLCLPSSFHSRTWLLDNFQETCNETTSCQMTICEQDLFTDNSCVQSTCLPGVVQTTYSNSRPCERTVCQSESFSAGLACVSQPCQSESTQQMGFIAQSCHPASLKGNSCPPKTSESKNCQTLECASSQCQSENPESSSCRPLVSVTPEPQLLESSSSTYEPTCCVTGGFQLPSK, from the coding sequence ATGCCTCATAGCCACTGCCATTCACTCAGGAGCTTCAACAATGCCCCACCACTCTCTGCCATCACACATGGCACTAATCCTATAAGCTTTGAAGATGGATTGTGTTTGCCCAGCAGCTTCCATAGCAGAACCTGGCTCCTGGACAACTTTCAAGAAACCTGCAATGAAACCACCAGCTGCCAAATGACCATTTGTGAACAGGACTTATTCACAGACAATAGCTGTGTGCAAAGTACCTGCCTCCCCGGAGTTGTTCAAACAACTTACTCCAATTCCAGGCCCTGCGAAAGGACAGTGTGCCAATCAGAAAGTTTTTCAGCAGGGCTGGCTTGTGTTTCTCAGCCTTGCCAATCAGAAAGCACTCAGCAGATGGGTTTCATAGCCCAGAGCTGCCATCCTGCAAGCCTCAAGGGAAACAGTTGCCCACCCAAGACTTCTGAGTCTAAAAATTGCCAAACTCTGGAATGTGCCTCTAGCCAATGTCAGTCTGAGAACCCTGAATCCAGTTCCTGTAGACCTCTGGTCAGTGTAACACCTGAGCCACAACTCCTGGAATCTTCTTCCAGCACTTATGAACCAACTTGCTGTGTTACTGGTGGTTTTCAATTGCCTAGTAAGTGA